The Neorhodopirellula lusitana DNA window GATGATGAATATCGAACTGCCTATGTAATAGAGTAAGCCGAGCGATCGCACGGACGCTTCGTGGTTCAAGTACTGGTTTCGAATTTGAACTGCGTTTCCTGAAGCAACCGGGGCTGCACCATGTGTAGTCGCTGAGCCGCCGTATACAGTGGTCGGTGAATGATACGGGTTCGTTGGGCTGGCTGGTCGTGGCGCTGTTACGTAAGGATTCGCTTGCGGGGCGGGTGCGTGAAAGGTGGGCGCAGCCGCTGGGCCTGATGTGTTCACAGGGGGAAGTCCCCCGAAATCGAGCGGGGCTGCCGCAGGGATTGGGGTGACGGGCTGTGCGACCGCGACGGGCCGTTGCCGGGGTGTATCGACAGGCTTCCCGGGCACCCGCAGTTTGCGTTTGCATTGGGGGCATAGCACGGTCGCGCCCGCGGCCGACTTTCGGACCGTCAACGTTCGCCCGCATGGGCACCGCATCTTCAGTAAGTCCGAAGATGCTGGGCCGGATGAAGCTGGGCCGGATGAACCTTGGGCAGATGATTTTGCCGCCGTTGGTTTGGGGGCCGAAACTGTGGGGGTTGAGGCTCGGGCGGGCGTTTGAGTTGGTCTGCGGGCGGCGTTTCCGCTGCTCGTATTACTAGCGGCCCGTGGCCTAGGTCTTTGTGGGCTGGATGTTTGTGCGTTGGATGTTTGTGCGTTGGGGGGTTGTTGTTGTGTGTCCGGCACACGCAAAACGGCAGAGCAACTGGGGCACTGTACTTTCTTGCCAGCGGATGATTTCATCACTGCGAGCTCTTGCCCGCAGCGGCAGCGCATCCTCGTTTTTCCAGAATTCAACGTTCAGCCCCTTTCCTGTCATGCCCCGGTTTTGGATCGCTTCAATGGTCAATCATGTATTTTTGATTGTCGGTTAACGATTGATCTAAATGCCTTGGAGAGCGTCATTGTAGACACCAGCGATGTTCATCACGATTCGGAAGATGATGAATATCAGTGCTCCCGCGACGCCCATCCAAATCGTGCCTGTCGCAATGCCTGCGATGGTCTTCAATGCCGACTTGGCTCGCTGGTCATAATCACGGGCAACAAATTCAATGGACTCGGCATCCGTTCCGGAAACTTCAGCGATCCCAACCTGTGTCAGGAATTCATCGGGGAATAAGGAGGTTGCCTGCAGTGCTTCGGTCAGCGTGCCGCCCGCGCGGATACTCGACTCGGCATCATCGGCGCCCGCTCGATAGAAGTCACTGTCCGTGGCATCGAGGGCAAGTTTGATTCCGGCGATCGGATTCAGACCTGCATCCAAGGCCAACGCCAGCGTCCAAGTAAAACGAGATAGCGTGATGGTCTGGATCGCCGACCCCAGTACTGGGATTTTGTAAAAGACTGGAATCATGTTCTGGATTCCACCCAGGTTCTTCTGGAACGCGACGATCGCTGCGATCAACAAAGCAAAGAAGCCCGCGATATAGGCCCAGAAAATAAGCACTCCCTTGGAACC harbors:
- a CDS encoding type II secretion system F family protein → MNLKSSRDFCRRFGIGHQAGAELLRLLESEAKHGPPRQREAMKQLRAVAAQGTSLADGMNQQSKFFPPLMRSMVKVGEVTGRLERTMLKLAEHYEQQVILKNDFIRAITWPSIQLFIGIGVISLFIWIMGNVTPSAGGEMADMLGLGLRGSKGVLIFWAYIAGFFALLIAAIVAFQKNLGGIQNMIPVFYKIPVLGSAIQTITLSRFTWTLALALDAGLNPIAGIKLALDATDSDFYRAGADDAESSIRAGGTLTEALQATSLFPDEFLTQVGIAEVSGTDAESIEFVARDYDQRAKSALKTIAGIATGTIWMGVAGALIFIIFRIVMNIAGVYNDALQGI